The following proteins come from a genomic window of Methanocella conradii HZ254:
- a CDS encoding DUF116 domain-containing protein — protein MAVLENVLSALYWLSTILGALLLILLFLSTIIVIAITVLLAYSFKTGNILFPNHLILGIMFFEGPIKAVMRFFHVDDTAIDRISVDLQNRAMWATFSKVPFEQRAIFIPQCLRSVECPARLSPEGIKCKECGRCGIANAKKAAEKLGYMFFVVPGSSFIIRMVRKYHPKAIIGVGCLIEVKDGLDLMHKSKIPAIGVVLERSGCVNTILDWDRFFEVMEAYEDGDA, from the coding sequence ATGGCTGTCCTCGAAAATGTTTTATCGGCGCTCTACTGGCTATCCACTATCCTTGGAGCGCTATTGCTGATACTCCTTTTCCTCTCAACCATCATAGTCATCGCCATAACCGTCCTGCTCGCCTACTCGTTCAAGACTGGCAACATACTGTTCCCGAACCACCTCATACTGGGCATCATGTTTTTCGAGGGGCCGATAAAGGCTGTCATGCGGTTCTTCCACGTGGACGACACTGCAATAGACAGGATCAGCGTCGATTTGCAGAACAGGGCCATGTGGGCTACGTTCAGCAAGGTACCGTTCGAGCAACGGGCGATATTCATCCCCCAATGCCTGCGGTCTGTCGAATGCCCGGCCCGGCTGTCCCCGGAAGGCATTAAATGCAAGGAATGCGGCCGGTGCGGGATCGCAAACGCCAAAAAAGCGGCCGAAAAGCTTGGCTACATGTTCTTCGTGGTGCCCGGCTCCAGCTTTATCATCCGAATGGTCAGGAAATACCATCCTAAGGCCATCATCGGCGTCGGGTGCCTCATCGAGGTCAAGGATGGGCTCGACCTCATGCATAAATCTAAGATCCCCGCCATCGGCGTAGTGCTGGAGCGGTCGGGCTGCGTGAACACAATCCTGGACTGGGACAGGTTTTTCGAGGTCATGGAGGCATACGAGGACGGAG